The following proteins are encoded in a genomic region of Musa acuminata AAA Group cultivar baxijiao chromosome BXJ2-11, Cavendish_Baxijiao_AAA, whole genome shotgun sequence:
- the LOC135626272 gene encoding probable polygalacturonase yields MEHSPPIFRVLMILVLWTVVTAAFIGIAEGHRHHRREGGATEVEVFHYAAAGAGGCRAHVASLTDFGGVGDGVTSNTAAFATAVANLSKVAYDGGAMLVVPAGRWLTGPFNLSDHFTLFLDHDAVILATQDINEWPIIDPLPSYGRGRDAVGGRYSNLIMGYNLTDIVITGNNGTIDGQGETWWKMFRNNELNYTRGYLIELMYCKQVLISNITLVNSPSWNVHPVYSSHVIVSGITILAPVNSPNTDGINPDSSSNVRIEDCYIVSGDDCIAIKSGWDEYGIAFNMSSKHIVIRRLTCISPTSAVIALGSEMSGGIQDVRAEDITAIHSESGVRIKTTIGRGAYVKDIFVRRMNLHTMKWVFWMTGTYGQHPDDNFDPKAIPVVRNIIYSDVVAENVTMAAKLEGIPGAPFTGICIYNVTAEVVKSKKPIWNCTDVEGVSSHVTPTPCAQIPEYPDRITHCPFPEDDLPVDYVGLEECSYQRTKP; encoded by the exons ATGGAGCACTCGCCGCCAATATTCCGT GTGTTGATGATTTTAGTGCTGTGGACGGTGGTAACAGCGGCGTTCATAGGGATCGCTGAGGGCCATCGCCACCACCGGCGGGAAGGTGGCGCGACGGAGGTAGAAGTCTTCCACTACGCGGCGGCGGGGGCAGGAGGATGCCGGGCCCACGTGGCCAGCCTGACGGACTTCGGCGGGGTGGGCGACGGGGTGACCTCCAACACGGCGGCCTTTGCGACGGCCGTGGCCAACCTCAGTAAGGTCGCGTACGACGGCGgcgcgatgctggtggtgccggcCGGCCGGTGGCTCACCGGGCCCTTCAACCTCTCCGACCACTTCACCCTCTTCCTCGACCACGACGCCGTCATCCTCGCCACTCAG GATATCAACGAGTGGCCGATCATTGATCCTTTGCCCTCCTACGGTAGAGGAAGAGATGCAGTTGGGGGTAGATACAGTAATCTCATCATGGGATATAACCTAACCGATATAGTTATAACAG ggAATAATGGAACTATCGATGGACAAGGTGAAACCTGGTGGAAAATGTTCCGTAACAATGAACTCAATTACACTCGTGGATACCTCATTGAATTGATGTACTGCAAACAAGTGCTGATTTCCAACATTACATTGGTTAACTCTCCATCGTGGAATGTCCATCCAGTGTACAGCAG CCACGTAATCGTCTCAGGCATCACAATTCTTGCACCAGTCAACTCTCCGAACACTGATGGGATCAATCCAG ACTCATCCTCCAATGTCCGCATTGAGGACTGCTACATAGTCTCAGGCGATGACTGCATCGCCATTAAAAGCGGTTGGGATGAGTACGGGATTGCATTCAACATGTCAAGCAAACACATAGTGATCAGAAGGCTCACCTGCATCTCCCCCACGAGCGCTGTCATCGCCCTGGGAAGCGAGATGTCGGGAGGAATCCAAGATGTCCGGGCCGAAGACATCACGGCCATCCACTCCGAATCCGGCGTCAGGATCAAGACGACCATCGGAAGGGGAGCTTACGTGAAGGACATATTCGTGAGAAGAATGAATCTGCACACAATGAAGTGGGTCTTCTGGATGACGGGCACCTACGGGCAGCACCCGGACGACAACTTCGATCCGAAAGCCATCCCGGTGGTGCGGAATATCATCTACAGCGACGTGGTCGCCGAGAACGTGACCATGGCCGCGAAGCTGGAGGGGATTCCCGGAGCGCCCTTCACCGGAATATGCATCTACAATGTGACGGCGGAGGTGGTGAAGTCGAAGAAGCCGATATGGAACTGCACCGACGTGGAGGGAGTATCGAGTCACGTGACGCCCACTCCCTGTGCGCAGATTCCGGAATATCCAGATCGTATAACGCATTGCCCCTTCCCTGAAGATGATCTACCTGTGGattatgttgggctggaggagtgTTCTTATCAGAGAACCAAACCATGA